One part of the Bacteroidia bacterium genome encodes these proteins:
- a CDS encoding sigma-70 family RNA polymerase sigma factor — translation MTKQLSDQQLVDQYVNGNEEAIAELISRHKRRIFSYIMMVVKDKQLAEDVFQDTFFKVVHTLRMQKYTEEGKFAAWVLRIAHNLIMDHFRKEKRIPTISNVSNNDGEEFDIFSILKIEQKNAEEEILGKQVRKDIRKLIEELPHEQRQVLMLRHYYDMTFKEISDFTNVSVNTSLGRMRYALINLRKLIEQKEIVLSF, via the coding sequence ATGACTAAGCAGTTGAGCGATCAGCAACTCGTTGATCAGTATGTTAACGGTAACGAAGAAGCCATTGCCGAATTAATTTCTCGCCACAAAAGAAGAATTTTCAGCTACATTATGATGGTTGTAAAAGACAAACAATTGGCAGAAGATGTTTTTCAGGATACTTTTTTTAAGGTGGTTCACACCCTTCGAATGCAGAAATACACAGAAGAAGGCAAATTTGCAGCTTGGGTTTTGCGCATCGCTCACAATTTAATTATGGATCATTTCAGAAAAGAAAAAAGAATACCGACCATTTCAAATGTGTCGAATAACGATGGCGAAGAGTTCGACATTTTTAGTATTCTGAAAATCGAACAGAAAAATGCAGAGGAAGAAATTCTGGGGAAACAAGTGCGAAAAGACATTCGAAAATTAATTGAAGAATTACCTCACGAACAACGTCAAGTATTGATGCTGCGTCATTATTACGACATGACTTTTAAGGAAATTTCAGATTTCACCAACGTGAGTGTGAATACGTCTTTGGGACGGATGCGTTATGCTTTAATCAATCTTCGAAAACTCATCGAACAAAAAGAAATAGTGCTTAGTTTTTAG
- a CDS encoding mechanosensitive ion channel domain-containing protein: MLLPFSHVFAEKFTAHPPKKKVEPTVSIKDTLVSRIVKRIEMYSLTIKTDNNLVQRKIQMEPMLSALPEIERRLNAFTKRLAKKGDRMNLRSLNSGMIILKEMASQLKDYETTLSDYYMELSESNDSLKRISTDAILNSNITDSILNNQTQTVLKEAAVLDSAQKDMLGKISIVRNKNSVAALQTEDIMSEMTYLTTTAKKAMWEQEDNPLLQDNPSEYDQSFTEIIENAFTRSGKIISIFLRDKWDLMTMALFLFICISTWCFSNMRRVKKLPNATEVLEPIYFLRRSVLIGCIMAFFTYLPFFFANPQMSFLHVCELLRLLALSFLLFPYLSRSSKPMWIALCLIWVYYAMDDLLLEQAFEERWALVAAGVLLIFICLRIIFKKQTNFVKVQESPGTKALSIFSMTLGILSLVFNFTGRVTLAKIVGIAAVQSLVLGITLKVFSTMVLEAIYLQSEAYKASKFSDLINYNELQHRLRRVLWMIASVVWFIALLVNITLYDYSKELFIAFFETKRIIGNMTFTYESVAVFVLIIWVSSIISGIINFLFGQENSKNPKKKTRIGSMLLLIRLAIWSVGFVVAVAAAGIPMDRISIMIGALGVGIGFGLQNITNNLVSGIILAFERPIQVGDQIEIGDKAGVVDEIGVRSSKIKSSDGSHVIVPNGDLLSQHLTNWTKENSHKNVFFNINISYQSDMTLVKKIICETIEKDKGILAGTTPSVSVQAFADTAIQLKISFWVSDLSKANSLRSDIMLEVYRTLTEKGIRLPYTS, encoded by the coding sequence TTGTTACTTCCTTTTTCGCATGTTTTTGCTGAAAAATTTACCGCACATCCTCCTAAAAAGAAGGTAGAACCCACGGTCTCTATAAAAGATACGCTGGTTTCTCGTATTGTAAAAAGGATAGAAATGTATTCGCTTACGATTAAGACCGACAATAATTTAGTTCAGCGAAAAATACAAATGGAACCGATGTTAAGCGCCTTGCCAGAGATCGAGCGAAGATTGAATGCTTTTACAAAACGGTTGGCAAAAAAAGGAGATCGAATGAATTTGCGGAGCCTTAACAGCGGGATGATTATTTTGAAAGAAATGGCCAGTCAACTGAAGGATTATGAAACCACTTTATCGGATTATTATATGGAATTATCCGAAAGTAATGATTCTTTGAAAAGGATAAGTACCGATGCAATTCTCAATTCAAATATCACGGATTCTATCCTGAATAATCAGACACAAACTGTGCTGAAAGAAGCTGCGGTTTTAGATTCTGCTCAAAAAGACATGTTGGGGAAAATTTCTATTGTACGCAATAAGAATTCGGTTGCGGCATTGCAAACCGAAGATATTATGTCGGAAATGACTTACCTCACTACTACCGCCAAAAAAGCGATGTGGGAGCAAGAGGACAATCCTTTGTTGCAAGATAATCCATCTGAATACGACCAATCTTTTACAGAGATTATTGAAAATGCATTCACTCGGAGTGGAAAAATTATTTCCATATTTCTACGTGATAAATGGGATTTGATGACAATGGCTTTATTCTTATTTATTTGTATCAGTACGTGGTGTTTTTCGAATATGCGACGAGTTAAAAAATTGCCGAACGCAACAGAGGTGCTCGAACCGATTTATTTTTTGAGGAGATCTGTATTGATAGGCTGTATTATGGCATTTTTTACCTATTTACCTTTCTTTTTTGCCAATCCGCAAATGTCTTTTTTACACGTTTGCGAATTACTCCGATTGCTCGCACTTTCCTTTTTACTGTTTCCCTATTTATCACGCTCTTCCAAACCGATGTGGATAGCACTTTGCCTCATTTGGGTGTATTATGCAATGGATGATTTACTATTGGAACAAGCGTTTGAAGAACGCTGGGCATTGGTTGCAGCAGGTGTATTATTGATTTTTATTTGCCTCCGAATAATCTTCAAAAAGCAAACGAATTTCGTAAAAGTGCAAGAGTCGCCTGGCACAAAAGCATTGTCTATTTTTTCAATGACACTCGGAATTTTATCTCTCGTTTTTAATTTTACAGGAAGGGTTACGTTGGCAAAAATAGTAGGCATCGCGGCAGTGCAAAGTTTGGTATTGGGGATTACGCTCAAAGTTTTTTCTACGATGGTTTTAGAAGCTATTTATTTGCAATCCGAAGCCTATAAAGCAAGTAAGTTTTCAGATTTAATTAATTACAACGAATTGCAACACCGTTTACGCCGAGTGTTGTGGATGATTGCTTCTGTCGTTTGGTTTATCGCATTATTAGTAAATATCACCTTGTATGATTATTCAAAAGAGCTCTTCATTGCTTTTTTTGAGACGAAAAGAATTATTGGTAACATGACGTTTACCTACGAAAGCGTAGCTGTTTTCGTTCTCATTATTTGGGTATCCTCTATTATTTCTGGGATTATTAATTTTCTTTTCGGACAGGAAAACTCCAAAAATCCGAAAAAGAAAACACGTATTGGTTCCATGTTATTATTGATTCGCTTGGCAATTTGGTCGGTCGGATTTGTAGTAGCGGTGGCAGCTGCAGGTATTCCGATGGATAGAATATCCATTATGATTGGCGCTTTAGGCGTAGGTATTGGTTTCGGTTTGCAAAACATCACCAATAATTTGGTATCTGGAATTATTCTTGCTTTTGAGCGCCCTATTCAAGTGGGAGATCAAATAGAAATAGGAGATAAAGCAGGAGTAGTGGACGAAATTGGTGTGCGGTCTTCTAAAATAAAAAGCAGCGATGGATCGCACGTTATTGTGCCAAATGGCGATTTACTTTCGCAACATCTCACCAATTGGACAAAAGAGAATTCTCATAAAAATGTATTTTTTAATATTAATATTTCCTACCAATCCGATATGACCTTGGTGAAAAAAATAATTTGTGAAACCATTGAAAAAGACAAGGGCATTTTAGCTGGTACAACACCTTCCGTTTCCGTCCAGGCATTTGCGGATACCGCTATTCAACTAAAAATTTCTTTTTGGGTGTCTGATTTATCGAAAGCCAATTCGCTTCGAAGCGATATAATGCTGGAAGTGTATCGTACACTCACGGAAAAGGGAATTAGACTTCCTTATACAAGCTGA
- the hemA gene encoding glutamyl-tRNA reductase codes for MNSFKIIAFTYKTLQISEVGKFHLEESLLENRLQYLKKQSKVEELMYLSTCNRVEFLLSTSQTISQKFLQHFFAHFNPSWSTEEINFACTSSLVFEGEEALNHLFNVASSIDSLVVGEREIITQVRNAFEKSKQFGLTGDLIRLAIQKTIETAKRIYTETNIARHPVSVVSLAYRKLKELNVPLNARFLIIGTGITNTNMAKYLKKHGFTNFVLFNRTLKNAENLASELNAKAFGLDELKNYFSGFDVIVTCTGAAEAVITKDIYTSLLHEDKTKKVVIDLAVPNDLDPEILNSYDINLIAVNNLQSIAEHNLKERQSELNFCTKITAESTQEFYQILQTRKVELAMSDVPEKIKQIREMAINKVFAKDLEQLDDNSKELLEKIIFYMEKKYISVPMKMAREIIIENGVKK; via the coding sequence GTGAATTCTTTTAAAATCATTGCTTTTACTTACAAAACGCTTCAAATTTCCGAAGTGGGAAAATTCCATTTGGAAGAATCGTTGTTGGAAAATCGCTTGCAATATCTCAAAAAGCAATCGAAGGTAGAGGAGTTAATGTATCTTTCCACTTGCAATCGCGTCGAATTTTTATTGTCTACTTCTCAAACTATTTCCCAAAAATTTTTACAACACTTTTTCGCTCATTTCAATCCTTCTTGGTCGACAGAAGAAATTAATTTTGCTTGCACATCTTCCCTTGTTTTTGAAGGCGAAGAAGCCTTGAATCATTTGTTCAACGTAGCTTCTTCGATTGATTCATTGGTAGTTGGCGAACGCGAAATTATCACGCAAGTGCGTAACGCATTTGAGAAATCCAAACAATTCGGTTTAACTGGAGATTTAATTCGTTTGGCGATTCAAAAAACAATTGAAACAGCAAAACGGATTTATACAGAAACAAACATTGCGCGCCATCCTGTTTCCGTGGTTTCCTTGGCGTATCGCAAATTAAAAGAGCTGAATGTGCCTTTAAACGCGCGCTTCCTGATTATCGGAACTGGAATTACCAATACAAATATGGCGAAATACCTGAAAAAACACGGGTTTACGAATTTCGTTTTATTTAATCGCACACTTAAAAATGCAGAAAATTTAGCGTCGGAATTAAATGCAAAAGCATTTGGTTTAGACGAATTGAAAAATTATTTTTCAGGATTTGATGTTATTGTAACTTGCACAGGTGCTGCCGAAGCGGTGATTACAAAAGATATCTATACTTCGCTTTTGCACGAAGACAAAACAAAAAAAGTGGTAATTGATTTAGCCGTTCCAAACGATTTGGATCCAGAAATTTTAAACAGTTACGATATCAATTTAATTGCCGTTAATAATTTGCAATCCATTGCGGAACACAATTTAAAAGAACGTCAAAGCGAATTAAATTTTTGTACAAAAATTACAGCAGAAAGTACGCAGGAATTTTATCAAATTTTACAAACACGAAAAGTAGAATTGGCGATGAGTGATGTGCCTGAAAAAATAAAGCAAATTCGCGAAATGGCTATTAATAAAGTGTTTGCGAAGGATTTGGAACAGTTGGATGATAACTCAAAAGAGCTGCTCGAAAAAATAATTTTCTACATGGAAAAAAAATACATCAGCGTTCCGATGAAAATGGCGCGAGAAATAATC